The Saccharothrix variisporea genome has a segment encoding these proteins:
- a CDS encoding cation:proton antiporter produces the protein MTPVQLAPAFFLAAVVILLTCRVVVLVTGRFGQPPVVGEMIAGVLLGPSLFGLVAPGASAAVFPPQLGPVLYVASQIGLVVLMFRAGYEFRAHAGRELIGTAAVVSAAGALLPLVLGIVLTVVAHGRVDVFVDGVSVWVTAAFVGVTLAVTAFPMLVRIITERGLAGSRYGSLALASGAVDDAVAWLLLAGVLSAASGEPGPILTAVGGSLVFLAVLALPGRRVLAWIVTRPGSSDETRLLLTVAVLFCGAWFTDVIELYAVFGAFCVGMAMPRHEASDRVVRTTQAMTQVVLVPLFFAYSGLNTRFDLFADPAVLAFAAAAVVLAVVGKFGGCWAAARLRGEPASVAVRVGTLMNARGLMQLIALNIGLQAGIVGPAMFTALVLVALVTTVMTVPVLRWLDRRDARADSASEVVVKWH, from the coding sequence GTGACCCCGGTGCAACTGGCGCCCGCGTTCTTCCTCGCCGCCGTCGTGATCCTGTTGACGTGCCGGGTGGTCGTGCTGGTGACCGGCCGCTTCGGGCAGCCGCCGGTGGTCGGCGAGATGATCGCCGGCGTGCTGCTCGGCCCGTCGCTGTTCGGGCTGGTCGCCCCCGGCGCGTCGGCGGCGGTCTTCCCGCCGCAGTTGGGGCCCGTGCTGTACGTGGCGAGCCAGATCGGCCTGGTGGTGCTGATGTTCCGCGCCGGGTACGAGTTCCGGGCGCACGCGGGCCGCGAGCTGATCGGGACCGCCGCGGTGGTCTCCGCGGCCGGAGCGCTGCTACCCCTGGTGCTGGGGATCGTCCTGACCGTCGTGGCGCACGGCCGCGTGGACGTCTTCGTGGACGGGGTGTCGGTGTGGGTGACCGCGGCGTTCGTCGGCGTCACCCTCGCGGTCACCGCCTTCCCGATGCTGGTCCGCATCATCACCGAGCGCGGGCTGGCCGGGTCCAGGTACGGCTCGCTGGCCCTGGCGTCGGGGGCCGTGGACGACGCCGTCGCCTGGCTGCTCCTCGCCGGTGTGCTCAGCGCGGCCTCGGGCGAGCCGGGGCCGATCCTCACGGCGGTGGGCGGTTCCCTGGTGTTCCTGGCGGTGCTGGCGCTGCCGGGGCGCAGGGTCCTCGCGTGGATCGTGACGCGGCCCGGGTCCAGCGACGAGACGAGGTTGCTGCTGACCGTCGCCGTGCTGTTCTGCGGGGCGTGGTTCACCGACGTCATCGAGCTGTACGCGGTGTTCGGGGCGTTCTGCGTCGGCATGGCCATGCCGCGCCACGAGGCGTCCGACCGGGTGGTGCGCACCACGCAGGCGATGACGCAGGTGGTGCTGGTACCGCTGTTCTTCGCCTACTCCGGCCTCAACACCCGCTTCGACCTGTTCGCCGACCCCGCGGTGCTGGCGTTCGCCGCGGCGGCCGTCGTGCTCGCCGTGGTCGGCAAGTTCGGCGGCTGCTGGGCGGCGGCCCGGCTGCGCGGGGAACCGGCGTCGGTGGCGGTCCGGGTCGGCACGCTGATGAACGCGCGCGGCCTCATGCAGCTCATCGCGCTCAACATCGGGTTGCAGGCGGGCATCGTCGGCCCGGCGATGTTCACCGCGCTGGTCCTGGTCGCGCTGGTGACCACGGTGATGACGGTCCCGGTGCTGCGGTGGCTGGACCGCCGGGACGCCCGTGCCGACAGCGCTTCGGAGGTCGTGGTGAAGTGGCACTGA